One part of the Quercus lobata isolate SW786 chromosome 7, ValleyOak3.0 Primary Assembly, whole genome shotgun sequence genome encodes these proteins:
- the LOC115952534 gene encoding 40S ribosomal protein S4-like, which yields MLVLQLRTLFLAVSTLQPKLLHSSPPASLPKNHHNLILRETERVLTLQSFTEKEFKLCKVCSVQFGQKGMPYLNTFDGRTIRYLDPLIKANNTIKLDLESQKITEFIKFDVGNVVMVTGGRNRGQVGDIKNREKRKWTFETVHTQDATGHEFATRLGNVFTIGKGTKPWVSLTLGKGIKLTIIEEARKRLGAQTVSTA from the exons ATGCTAGTGCTCCAACTCAGAACTCTCTTTCTTGCAGTCTCGACTCTCCAGCCGAAGCTACTGCACAGCTCACCACCCGCCAGTCTGCCGAAAAATCACCA CAATTTGATTTTGAGGGAGACTGAGAGAGTTCTTACTCTTCAATCATTCACCGAGAAGGAG TTTAAGCTATGCAAAGTTTGCTCTGTGCAGTTTGGGCAAAAAGGTATGCCATACCTGAACACCTTTGATGGACGAACCATCCGCTACCTGGACCCTTTAATCAAGGCCAACAACACAATCAAGCTGGACCTGGAGAGCCAAAAGATCACTGAGTTCATCAAGTTCGATGTTGGGAATGTAGTCATGGTGACAGGTGGAAGGAACAGAGGACAAGTTGGAGACATCAAGAACAGGGAGAAGCGTAAGTGGACTTTTGAGACTGTCCATACTCAGGATGCCACGGGGCATGAATTCGCAACTCGTTTGGGCAATGTGTTCACTATTGGCAAGGGGACAAAACCATGGGTATCCCTTACCTTAGGTAAGGGTATTAAGCTAACCATCATTGAAGAGGCCAGGAAGAGGCTTGGAGCCCAAACAGTATCCACAGCATAA
- the LOC115951568 gene encoding uncharacterized protein LOC115951568, with product MMWGACRNSLPTKLNLTRKTIIDNSTCDRCCSHIEDALHALWGCSGLDDVWDGERWCFRTREWFADFKELCRWIMEHGNSPELFAVQVWHIWHQRNQLRLQQPCCLTKDLKHDAQARWDEIRAINPLPNQVRPGPKPKWIAPPPNTYKINYDGAVLDEENKAGVGVVIRDCNGEVIASLIQQLDQAFQLVKVEAIAACRAVEFGNELGVGCAIVEGDSVVIVKALRNKDNGLTSFAHLINDVSLFSSLFSELSYSHIRRNGNKVAHSLARLALITPDCTVWMKDVPFRTLHFVQADLVTL from the coding sequence ATGATGTGGGGGGCATGCAGAAACTCTCTTCCCACAAAGCTCAATTTGACTCGAAAAACTATCATAGATAACTCAACATGTGACCGTTGTTGTTCACACATTGAGGACGCGTTGCATGCTCTTTGGGGTTGTTCGGGTTTGGATGATGTTTGGGATGGAGAAAGATGGTGCTTTCGGACAAGGGAGTGGTTTGCTGACTTCAAGGAATTATGCAGATGGATAATGGAACATGGGAACTCACCTGAACTCTTTGCTGTACAAGTATGGCATATATGGCACCAGAGAAACCAATTACGTTTACAGCAACCTTGCTGCCTCACAAAGGACTTGAAACATGATGCTCAAGCACGCTGGGATGAGATTAGAGCTATCAATCCACTGCCAAACCAGGTCAGACCTGGACCAAAGCCAAAATGGATAGCACCACCACCGAATACATACAAGATAAATTATGATGGAGCGGTTTTAGATGAGGAGAATAAAGCAGGGGTTGGAGTGGTAATTAGGGACTGTAATGGAGAGGTAATTGCTTCCTTAATTCAGCAATTGGATCAAGCTTTTCAACTCGTGAAAGTGGAGGCAATTGCTGCGTGCAGAGCAGTGGAGTTTGGCAACGAATTGGGTGTGGGCTGTGCTATTGTGGAGGGTGATTCAGTGGTGATTGTTAAGGCTTTGAGGAACAAGGATAATGGTTTAACTTCTTTTGCACATTTGATAAATGATGTCTCTTTATTTTCAAGTTTGTTTTCAGAATTGTCGTACTCTCACATTAGGAGAAATGGCAACAAAGTTGCTCATAGTTTAGCTAGGCTAGCTTTGATCACACCAGATTGTACCGTGTGGATGAAGGATGTTCCGTTTCGCACCTTACATTTTGTTCAGGCTGATTTGGTCAcgctttaa